A window of the Brassica oleracea var. oleracea cultivar TO1000 chromosome C1, BOL, whole genome shotgun sequence genome harbors these coding sequences:
- the LOC106315955 gene encoding rhomboid-like protein 14, mitochondrial isoform X4, which yields MFAQGTEAMFSNLGHFTSVSIRVSGGSMSECCTSVLSLASHPFNICPCWPCLLQIRDAVQARAGQDKNHGVILIPEGIVESIHELYALLKEGVHADNISTQLSPWSSTLFEFLPPFIKKQLAFAFLVYPCLVVQYMGQSAFLSKNLGLFPTIFTVQSQRERFISKRMANFGEGRRRGTGGMLPLLAISTVAEYYRLPWKPPVTAGLLAANTLVYLRPAFLDPLIPHISEVWFNPNLILKHKDLKRFFLSAFYHLNEPHLVYNMMSLLWKGIKLETSMGSTQFASMVVTLLGISQGVTLLLAKSLHVFFDYRRAYFHEYSVGFSGVLFALKVVLNAQAEDYSSVYGVLVPTKYAAWAELVLVQIFVPRASFLGHLGGILAGILYMKMKRSYSGSDPVAMVVRGVARAVTWPLRFLSSMVGSRRRRITGRGRVGRGQNGIAGPGIWRCQSCTFDNSGWESVCEMCGSGRSRGNGWSVNQGHAHSSSSSSDLPLDELRRRRVERFS from the exons ATGTTTGCTCAAG GTACTGAAGCTATGTTTTCAAATCTTGGCCATTTCACCTCGGTCTCAATCAGAGTAAGTGGAGGTTCCATGTCTGAGTGCTGTACATCAGTTCTCAGCCTTGCTAGTCATCCTTTCAACATATGTCCATGCTGGCCTTGTTTGTTACAAATTCGTGATGCTGTGCAAGCAAGAGCAGGACAAG ACAAAAACCATGGAGTCATCCTAATTCCTGAAGGGATTGTTGAGAGTATTCATGAACTCTATGCTCTGTTGAAG GAGGGTGTTCATGCAGATAACATTTCTACTCAGCTGTCACCTTGGTCATCTACGTTGTTTGAGTTCTTGCCTCCATTCATTAAGAAACAG CTTGCTTTCGCCTTTCTTGTGTACCCATGTCTGGTTGTACAATACATGGGCCAGTCAGCTTTCTTATCAAAGAACCTCGGTCTATTTCCAACAATTTTTACAGTTCAGTCCCAG AGGGAAAGATTCATATCGAAACGAATGGCGAATTTTGGCGAAGGAAGAAGAAGAGGAACCGGAGGCATGCTCCCACTGCTAGCAATTAGCACCGTAGCAGAATATTACAGACTGCCGTGGAAACCGCCGGTGACGGCAGGTCTATTAGCCGCGAACACTCTCGTCTATCTCCGGCCCGCGTTTCTCGATCCCCTTATCCCTCACATCAGCGAGGTCTGGTTCAATCCAAACCTCATCCTCAAG CACAAGGACTTGAAACGCTTCTTTCTATCCGCGTTCTACCATCTCAACGAGCCTCACCTAGTCTACAACATGATGTCTCTTCTCTGGAAAGGAATCAAGCTGGAGACGTCCATGGGAAGCACACAGTTTGCTTCTATGGTCGTTACCCTTCTCGGTATATCGCAAGGAGTCACGTTGCTCTTAGCCAAGTCCCTCCACGTCTTCTTCGACTACAGGAGAGCGTATTTCCACGAGTACTCTGTGGGATTCTCGGGAGTACTCTTTGCTTTGAAGGTTGTTCTCAATGCTCAGGCTGAGGATTACTCCAGCGTGTACGGGGTCCTTGTCCCGACGAAGTATGCTGCTTGGGCTGAGCTGGTTCTGGTGCAGATATTTGTGCCGAGGGCTTCGTTTCTTGGGCATTTAGGTGGGATTCTTGCAGGGATTCTTTACATGAAGATGAAGAGGTCTTACTCGGGGTCTGATCCTGTGGCTATGGTGGTTAGAGGTGTCGCTAGAGCGGTGACGTGGCCGTTGAGGTTTCTGAGTAGTATGGTTGGGTCTCGGAGGAGGAGGATTACGGGGAGAGGAAGAGTGGGGAGAGGACAGAATGGGATTGCAGGACCTGGTATCTGGAGATGCCAGTCGTGTACGTTTGACAATTCTGGTTGGGAAAGTGTTTGTGAGATGTGTGGCTCGGGGAGGAGTAGAGGAAACGGATGGTCAGTGAACCAGGGACATGCACATTCTTCATCTTCTTCTAGTGATCTTCCTTTAGATGAGCTGCGGCGTCGGAGAGTAGAGAGGTTTAGTTAA
- the LOC106315955 gene encoding rhomboid-like protein 14, mitochondrial isoform X5, giving the protein MFSNLGHFTSVSIRVSGGSMSECCTSVLSLASHPFNICPCWPCLLQIRDAVQARAGQDKNHGVILIPEGIVESIHELYALLKEGVHADNISTQLSPWSSTLFEFLPPFIKKQLAFAFLVYPCLVVQYMGQSAFLSKNLGLFPTIFTVQSQRERFISKRMANFGEGRRRGTGGMLPLLAISTVAEYYRLPWKPPVTAGLLAANTLVYLRPAFLDPLIPHISEVWFNPNLILKHKDLKRFFLSAFYHLNEPHLVYNMMSLLWKGIKLETSMGSTQFASMVVTLLGISQGVTLLLAKSLHVFFDYRRAYFHEYSVGFSGVLFALKVVLNAQAEDYSSVYGVLVPTKYAAWAELVLVQIFVPRASFLGHLGGILAGILYMKMKRSYSGSDPVAMVVRGVARAVTWPLRFLSSMVGSRRRRITGRGRVGRGQNGIAGPGIWRCQSCTFDNSGWESVCEMCGSGRSRGNGWSVNQGHAHSSSSSSDLPLDELRRRRVERFS; this is encoded by the exons ATGTTTTCAAATCTTGGCCATTTCACCTCGGTCTCAATCAGAGTAAGTGGAGGTTCCATGTCTGAGTGCTGTACATCAGTTCTCAGCCTTGCTAGTCATCCTTTCAACATATGTCCATGCTGGCCTTGTTTGTTACAAATTCGTGATGCTGTGCAAGCAAGAGCAGGACAAG ACAAAAACCATGGAGTCATCCTAATTCCTGAAGGGATTGTTGAGAGTATTCATGAACTCTATGCTCTGTTGAAG GAGGGTGTTCATGCAGATAACATTTCTACTCAGCTGTCACCTTGGTCATCTACGTTGTTTGAGTTCTTGCCTCCATTCATTAAGAAACAG CTTGCTTTCGCCTTTCTTGTGTACCCATGTCTGGTTGTACAATACATGGGCCAGTCAGCTTTCTTATCAAAGAACCTCGGTCTATTTCCAACAATTTTTACAGTTCAGTCCCAG AGGGAAAGATTCATATCGAAACGAATGGCGAATTTTGGCGAAGGAAGAAGAAGAGGAACCGGAGGCATGCTCCCACTGCTAGCAATTAGCACCGTAGCAGAATATTACAGACTGCCGTGGAAACCGCCGGTGACGGCAGGTCTATTAGCCGCGAACACTCTCGTCTATCTCCGGCCCGCGTTTCTCGATCCCCTTATCCCTCACATCAGCGAGGTCTGGTTCAATCCAAACCTCATCCTCAAG CACAAGGACTTGAAACGCTTCTTTCTATCCGCGTTCTACCATCTCAACGAGCCTCACCTAGTCTACAACATGATGTCTCTTCTCTGGAAAGGAATCAAGCTGGAGACGTCCATGGGAAGCACACAGTTTGCTTCTATGGTCGTTACCCTTCTCGGTATATCGCAAGGAGTCACGTTGCTCTTAGCCAAGTCCCTCCACGTCTTCTTCGACTACAGGAGAGCGTATTTCCACGAGTACTCTGTGGGATTCTCGGGAGTACTCTTTGCTTTGAAGGTTGTTCTCAATGCTCAGGCTGAGGATTACTCCAGCGTGTACGGGGTCCTTGTCCCGACGAAGTATGCTGCTTGGGCTGAGCTGGTTCTGGTGCAGATATTTGTGCCGAGGGCTTCGTTTCTTGGGCATTTAGGTGGGATTCTTGCAGGGATTCTTTACATGAAGATGAAGAGGTCTTACTCGGGGTCTGATCCTGTGGCTATGGTGGTTAGAGGTGTCGCTAGAGCGGTGACGTGGCCGTTGAGGTTTCTGAGTAGTATGGTTGGGTCTCGGAGGAGGAGGATTACGGGGAGAGGAAGAGTGGGGAGAGGACAGAATGGGATTGCAGGACCTGGTATCTGGAGATGCCAGTCGTGTACGTTTGACAATTCTGGTTGGGAAAGTGTTTGTGAGATGTGTGGCTCGGGGAGGAGTAGAGGAAACGGATGGTCAGTGAACCAGGGACATGCACATTCTTCATCTTCTTCTAGTGATCTTCCTTTAGATGAGCTGCGGCGTCGGAGAGTAGAGAGGTTTAGTTAA
- the LOC106315955 gene encoding rhomboid-like protein 14, mitochondrial isoform X3: MEVVLLPPKESQYFVIPLWRGNGYGTMFAQGTEAMFSNLGHFTSVSIRVSGGSMSECCTSVLSLASHPFNICPCWPCLLQIRDAVQARAGQDKNHGVILIPEGIVESIHELYALLKEGVHADNISTQLSPWSSTLFEFLPPFIKKQLAFAFLVYPCLVVQYMGQSAFLSKNLGLFPTIFTVQSQRERFISKRMANFGEGRRRGTGGMLPLLAISTVAEYYRLPWKPPVTAGLLAANTLVYLRPAFLDPLIPHISEVWFNPNLILKHKDLKRFFLSAFYHLNEPHLVYNMMSLLWKGIKLETSMGSTQFASMVVTLLGISQGVTLLLAKSLHVFFDYRRAYFHEYSVGFSGVLFALKVVLNAQAEDYSSVYGVLVPTKYAAWAELVLVQIFVPRASFLGHLGGILAGILYMKMKRSYSGSDPVAMVVRGVARAVTWPLRFLSSMVGSRRRRITGRGRVGRGQNGIAGPGIWRCQSCTFDNSGWESVCEMCGSGRSRGNGWSVNQGHAHSSSSSSDLPLDELRRRRVERFS, from the exons CCAATACTTTGTCATTCCATTGTGGAGAGGAAATGGTTATGGTACAATGTTTGCTCAAG GTACTGAAGCTATGTTTTCAAATCTTGGCCATTTCACCTCGGTCTCAATCAGAGTAAGTGGAGGTTCCATGTCTGAGTGCTGTACATCAGTTCTCAGCCTTGCTAGTCATCCTTTCAACATATGTCCATGCTGGCCTTGTTTGTTACAAATTCGTGATGCTGTGCAAGCAAGAGCAGGACAAG ACAAAAACCATGGAGTCATCCTAATTCCTGAAGGGATTGTTGAGAGTATTCATGAACTCTATGCTCTGTTGAAG GAGGGTGTTCATGCAGATAACATTTCTACTCAGCTGTCACCTTGGTCATCTACGTTGTTTGAGTTCTTGCCTCCATTCATTAAGAAACAG CTTGCTTTCGCCTTTCTTGTGTACCCATGTCTGGTTGTACAATACATGGGCCAGTCAGCTTTCTTATCAAAGAACCTCGGTCTATTTCCAACAATTTTTACAGTTCAGTCCCAG AGGGAAAGATTCATATCGAAACGAATGGCGAATTTTGGCGAAGGAAGAAGAAGAGGAACCGGAGGCATGCTCCCACTGCTAGCAATTAGCACCGTAGCAGAATATTACAGACTGCCGTGGAAACCGCCGGTGACGGCAGGTCTATTAGCCGCGAACACTCTCGTCTATCTCCGGCCCGCGTTTCTCGATCCCCTTATCCCTCACATCAGCGAGGTCTGGTTCAATCCAAACCTCATCCTCAAG CACAAGGACTTGAAACGCTTCTTTCTATCCGCGTTCTACCATCTCAACGAGCCTCACCTAGTCTACAACATGATGTCTCTTCTCTGGAAAGGAATCAAGCTGGAGACGTCCATGGGAAGCACACAGTTTGCTTCTATGGTCGTTACCCTTCTCGGTATATCGCAAGGAGTCACGTTGCTCTTAGCCAAGTCCCTCCACGTCTTCTTCGACTACAGGAGAGCGTATTTCCACGAGTACTCTGTGGGATTCTCGGGAGTACTCTTTGCTTTGAAGGTTGTTCTCAATGCTCAGGCTGAGGATTACTCCAGCGTGTACGGGGTCCTTGTCCCGACGAAGTATGCTGCTTGGGCTGAGCTGGTTCTGGTGCAGATATTTGTGCCGAGGGCTTCGTTTCTTGGGCATTTAGGTGGGATTCTTGCAGGGATTCTTTACATGAAGATGAAGAGGTCTTACTCGGGGTCTGATCCTGTGGCTATGGTGGTTAGAGGTGTCGCTAGAGCGGTGACGTGGCCGTTGAGGTTTCTGAGTAGTATGGTTGGGTCTCGGAGGAGGAGGATTACGGGGAGAGGAAGAGTGGGGAGAGGACAGAATGGGATTGCAGGACCTGGTATCTGGAGATGCCAGTCGTGTACGTTTGACAATTCTGGTTGGGAAAGTGTTTGTGAGATGTGTGGCTCGGGGAGGAGTAGAGGAAACGGATGGTCAGTGAACCAGGGACATGCACATTCTTCATCTTCTTCTAGTGATCTTCCTTTAGATGAGCTGCGGCGTCGGAGAGTAGAGAGGTTTAGTTAA
- the LOC106315955 gene encoding rhomboid-like protein 14, mitochondrial isoform X7 has translation MSGCTIHGPVSFLIKEPRSISNNFYSSVPDQRERFISKRMANFGEGRRRGTGGMLPLLAISTVAEYYRLPWKPPVTAGLLAANTLVYLRPAFLDPLIPHISEVWFNPNLILKHKDLKRFFLSAFYHLNEPHLVYNMMSLLWKGIKLETSMGSTQFASMVVTLLGISQGVTLLLAKSLHVFFDYRRAYFHEYSVGFSGVLFALKVVLNAQAEDYSSVYGVLVPTKYAAWAELVLVQIFVPRASFLGHLGGILAGILYMKMKRSYSGSDPVAMVVRGVARAVTWPLRFLSSMVGSRRRRITGRGRVGRGQNGIAGPGIWRCQSCTFDNSGWESVCEMCGSGRSRGNGWSVNQGHAHSSSSSSDLPLDELRRRRVERFS, from the exons ATGTCTGGTTGTACAATACATGGGCCAGTCAGCTTTCTTATCAAAGAACCTCGGTCTATTTCCAACAATTTTTACAGTTCAGTCCCAG ATCAGAGGGAAAGATTCATATCGAAACGAATGGCGAATTTTGGCGAAGGAAGAAGAAGAGGAACCGGAGGCATGCTCCCACTGCTAGCAATTAGCACCGTAGCAGAATATTACAGACTGCCGTGGAAACCGCCGGTGACGGCAGGTCTATTAGCCGCGAACACTCTCGTCTATCTCCGGCCCGCGTTTCTCGATCCCCTTATCCCTCACATCAGCGAGGTCTGGTTCAATCCAAACCTCATCCTCAAG CACAAGGACTTGAAACGCTTCTTTCTATCCGCGTTCTACCATCTCAACGAGCCTCACCTAGTCTACAACATGATGTCTCTTCTCTGGAAAGGAATCAAGCTGGAGACGTCCATGGGAAGCACACAGTTTGCTTCTATGGTCGTTACCCTTCTCGGTATATCGCAAGGAGTCACGTTGCTCTTAGCCAAGTCCCTCCACGTCTTCTTCGACTACAGGAGAGCGTATTTCCACGAGTACTCTGTGGGATTCTCGGGAGTACTCTTTGCTTTGAAGGTTGTTCTCAATGCTCAGGCTGAGGATTACTCCAGCGTGTACGGGGTCCTTGTCCCGACGAAGTATGCTGCTTGGGCTGAGCTGGTTCTGGTGCAGATATTTGTGCCGAGGGCTTCGTTTCTTGGGCATTTAGGTGGGATTCTTGCAGGGATTCTTTACATGAAGATGAAGAGGTCTTACTCGGGGTCTGATCCTGTGGCTATGGTGGTTAGAGGTGTCGCTAGAGCGGTGACGTGGCCGTTGAGGTTTCTGAGTAGTATGGTTGGGTCTCGGAGGAGGAGGATTACGGGGAGAGGAAGAGTGGGGAGAGGACAGAATGGGATTGCAGGACCTGGTATCTGGAGATGCCAGTCGTGTACGTTTGACAATTCTGGTTGGGAAAGTGTTTGTGAGATGTGTGGCTCGGGGAGGAGTAGAGGAAACGGATGGTCAGTGAACCAGGGACATGCACATTCTTCATCTTCTTCTAGTGATCTTCCTTTAGATGAGCTGCGGCGTCGGAGAGTAGAGAGGTTTAGTTAA
- the LOC106315955 gene encoding rhomboid-like protein 14, mitochondrial isoform X6, producing MLTSELAARIMGPTEWLLNHEIDAMMYLFTEMTTLRRWEPSKVAFMSCMFSNQMKTSFEEFRKDKKKFKVLELLHRYDIGELPAHGRTRLMWDLDVTCMYVPLNVDQRERFISKRMANFGEGRRRGTGGMLPLLAISTVAEYYRLPWKPPVTAGLLAANTLVYLRPAFLDPLIPHISEVWFNPNLILKHKDLKRFFLSAFYHLNEPHLVYNMMSLLWKGIKLETSMGSTQFASMVVTLLGISQGVTLLLAKSLHVFFDYRRAYFHEYSVGFSGVLFALKVVLNAQAEDYSSVYGVLVPTKYAAWAELVLVQIFVPRASFLGHLGGILAGILYMKMKRSYSGSDPVAMVVRGVARAVTWPLRFLSSMVGSRRRRITGRGRVGRGQNGIAGPGIWRCQSCTFDNSGWESVCEMCGSGRSRGNGWSVNQGHAHSSSSSSDLPLDELRRRRVERFS from the exons ATGTTAACAAGTGAGTTAGCAGCACGCATCATGGGACCTACAGAGTGGCTTTTGAATCAC GAAATTGATGCTATGATGTACTTATTCACTGAGATGACTACTTTGCGACGATGGGAACCAAGTAAAGTAGCATTCATGAGCTGCATGTTCAGTAATCAAATGAAGACCTCTTTCGAAGAGTTTCGGAAGGACAAGAAGAAATTCAAAGTATTAGAACTGCTTCACCGGTACGACATCGGTGAACTTCCAGCACACGGACGAACAAGACTGATGTGGGATCTTGACGTTACATGCATGTATGTTCCTCTAAATGTCG ATCAGAGGGAAAGATTCATATCGAAACGAATGGCGAATTTTGGCGAAGGAAGAAGAAGAGGAACCGGAGGCATGCTCCCACTGCTAGCAATTAGCACCGTAGCAGAATATTACAGACTGCCGTGGAAACCGCCGGTGACGGCAGGTCTATTAGCCGCGAACACTCTCGTCTATCTCCGGCCCGCGTTTCTCGATCCCCTTATCCCTCACATCAGCGAGGTCTGGTTCAATCCAAACCTCATCCTCAAG CACAAGGACTTGAAACGCTTCTTTCTATCCGCGTTCTACCATCTCAACGAGCCTCACCTAGTCTACAACATGATGTCTCTTCTCTGGAAAGGAATCAAGCTGGAGACGTCCATGGGAAGCACACAGTTTGCTTCTATGGTCGTTACCCTTCTCGGTATATCGCAAGGAGTCACGTTGCTCTTAGCCAAGTCCCTCCACGTCTTCTTCGACTACAGGAGAGCGTATTTCCACGAGTACTCTGTGGGATTCTCGGGAGTACTCTTTGCTTTGAAGGTTGTTCTCAATGCTCAGGCTGAGGATTACTCCAGCGTGTACGGGGTCCTTGTCCCGACGAAGTATGCTGCTTGGGCTGAGCTGGTTCTGGTGCAGATATTTGTGCCGAGGGCTTCGTTTCTTGGGCATTTAGGTGGGATTCTTGCAGGGATTCTTTACATGAAGATGAAGAGGTCTTACTCGGGGTCTGATCCTGTGGCTATGGTGGTTAGAGGTGTCGCTAGAGCGGTGACGTGGCCGTTGAGGTTTCTGAGTAGTATGGTTGGGTCTCGGAGGAGGAGGATTACGGGGAGAGGAAGAGTGGGGAGAGGACAGAATGGGATTGCAGGACCTGGTATCTGGAGATGCCAGTCGTGTACGTTTGACAATTCTGGTTGGGAAAGTGTTTGTGAGATGTGTGGCTCGGGGAGGAGTAGAGGAAACGGATGGTCAGTGAACCAGGGACATGCACATTCTTCATCTTCTTCTAGTGATCTTCCTTTAGATGAGCTGCGGCGTCGGAGAGTAGAGAGGTTTAGTTAA
- the LOC106315955 gene encoding rhomboid-like protein 14, mitochondrial isoform X9, producing the protein MGQSAFLSKNLGLFPTIFTVQSQRERFISKRMANFGEGRRRGTGGMLPLLAISTVAEYYRLPWKPPVTAGLLAANTLVYLRPAFLDPLIPHISEVWFNPNLILKHKDLKRFFLSAFYHLNEPHLVYNMMSLLWKGIKLETSMGSTQFASMVVTLLGISQGVTLLLAKSLHVFFDYRRAYFHEYSVGFSGVLFALKVVLNAQAEDYSSVYGVLVPTKYAAWAELVLVQIFVPRASFLGHLGGILAGILYMKMKRSYSGSDPVAMVVRGVARAVTWPLRFLSSMVGSRRRRITGRGRVGRGQNGIAGPGIWRCQSCTFDNSGWESVCEMCGSGRSRGNGWSVNQGHAHSSSSSSDLPLDELRRRRVERFS; encoded by the exons ATGGGCCAGTCAGCTTTCTTATCAAAGAACCTCGGTCTATTTCCAACAATTTTTACAGTTCAGTCCCAG AGGGAAAGATTCATATCGAAACGAATGGCGAATTTTGGCGAAGGAAGAAGAAGAGGAACCGGAGGCATGCTCCCACTGCTAGCAATTAGCACCGTAGCAGAATATTACAGACTGCCGTGGAAACCGCCGGTGACGGCAGGTCTATTAGCCGCGAACACTCTCGTCTATCTCCGGCCCGCGTTTCTCGATCCCCTTATCCCTCACATCAGCGAGGTCTGGTTCAATCCAAACCTCATCCTCAAG CACAAGGACTTGAAACGCTTCTTTCTATCCGCGTTCTACCATCTCAACGAGCCTCACCTAGTCTACAACATGATGTCTCTTCTCTGGAAAGGAATCAAGCTGGAGACGTCCATGGGAAGCACACAGTTTGCTTCTATGGTCGTTACCCTTCTCGGTATATCGCAAGGAGTCACGTTGCTCTTAGCCAAGTCCCTCCACGTCTTCTTCGACTACAGGAGAGCGTATTTCCACGAGTACTCTGTGGGATTCTCGGGAGTACTCTTTGCTTTGAAGGTTGTTCTCAATGCTCAGGCTGAGGATTACTCCAGCGTGTACGGGGTCCTTGTCCCGACGAAGTATGCTGCTTGGGCTGAGCTGGTTCTGGTGCAGATATTTGTGCCGAGGGCTTCGTTTCTTGGGCATTTAGGTGGGATTCTTGCAGGGATTCTTTACATGAAGATGAAGAGGTCTTACTCGGGGTCTGATCCTGTGGCTATGGTGGTTAGAGGTGTCGCTAGAGCGGTGACGTGGCCGTTGAGGTTTCTGAGTAGTATGGTTGGGTCTCGGAGGAGGAGGATTACGGGGAGAGGAAGAGTGGGGAGAGGACAGAATGGGATTGCAGGACCTGGTATCTGGAGATGCCAGTCGTGTACGTTTGACAATTCTGGTTGGGAAAGTGTTTGTGAGATGTGTGGCTCGGGGAGGAGTAGAGGAAACGGATGGTCAGTGAACCAGGGACATGCACATTCTTCATCTTCTTCTAGTGATCTTCCTTTAGATGAGCTGCGGCGTCGGAGAGTAGAGAGGTTTAGTTAA
- the LOC106315955 gene encoding rhomboid-like protein 14, mitochondrial isoform X8 — MHRERFISKRMANFGEGRRRGTGGMLPLLAISTVAEYYRLPWKPPVTAGLLAANTLVYLRPAFLDPLIPHISEVWFNPNLILKHKDLKRFFLSAFYHLNEPHLVYNMMSLLWKGIKLETSMGSTQFASMVVTLLGISQGVTLLLAKSLHVFFDYRRAYFHEYSVGFSGVLFALKVVLNAQAEDYSSVYGVLVPTKYAAWAELVLVQIFVPRASFLGHLGGILAGILYMKMKRSYSGSDPVAMVVRGVARAVTWPLRFLSSMVGSRRRRITGRGRVGRGQNGIAGPGIWRCQSCTFDNSGWESVCEMCGSGRSRGNGWSVNQGHAHSSSSSSDLPLDELRRRRVERFS, encoded by the exons ATGCAT AGGGAAAGATTCATATCGAAACGAATGGCGAATTTTGGCGAAGGAAGAAGAAGAGGAACCGGAGGCATGCTCCCACTGCTAGCAATTAGCACCGTAGCAGAATATTACAGACTGCCGTGGAAACCGCCGGTGACGGCAGGTCTATTAGCCGCGAACACTCTCGTCTATCTCCGGCCCGCGTTTCTCGATCCCCTTATCCCTCACATCAGCGAGGTCTGGTTCAATCCAAACCTCATCCTCAAG CACAAGGACTTGAAACGCTTCTTTCTATCCGCGTTCTACCATCTCAACGAGCCTCACCTAGTCTACAACATGATGTCTCTTCTCTGGAAAGGAATCAAGCTGGAGACGTCCATGGGAAGCACACAGTTTGCTTCTATGGTCGTTACCCTTCTCGGTATATCGCAAGGAGTCACGTTGCTCTTAGCCAAGTCCCTCCACGTCTTCTTCGACTACAGGAGAGCGTATTTCCACGAGTACTCTGTGGGATTCTCGGGAGTACTCTTTGCTTTGAAGGTTGTTCTCAATGCTCAGGCTGAGGATTACTCCAGCGTGTACGGGGTCCTTGTCCCGACGAAGTATGCTGCTTGGGCTGAGCTGGTTCTGGTGCAGATATTTGTGCCGAGGGCTTCGTTTCTTGGGCATTTAGGTGGGATTCTTGCAGGGATTCTTTACATGAAGATGAAGAGGTCTTACTCGGGGTCTGATCCTGTGGCTATGGTGGTTAGAGGTGTCGCTAGAGCGGTGACGTGGCCGTTGAGGTTTCTGAGTAGTATGGTTGGGTCTCGGAGGAGGAGGATTACGGGGAGAGGAAGAGTGGGGAGAGGACAGAATGGGATTGCAGGACCTGGTATCTGGAGATGCCAGTCGTGTACGTTTGACAATTCTGGTTGGGAAAGTGTTTGTGAGATGTGTGGCTCGGGGAGGAGTAGAGGAAACGGATGGTCAGTGAACCAGGGACATGCACATTCTTCATCTTCTTCTAGTGATCTTCCTTTAGATGAGCTGCGGCGTCGGAGAGTAGAGAGGTTTAGTTAA